The DNA segment ACCCGACCGCGGCCGCCATCGGAACCCTGAAAGCGATGGGGCGATTGGACAGCGTTGACCACACCAATACCGTCGAATTTCTATCGGAAATGCAAACCGACGAAGGTGGGTTGTCCGCCAATACACGCATTCCATTCGCAGATCTGTTGTCGTCATTCACCGGACTGTTGACGCTGGCTGATTTAGACGCCTCGACGCGAGTCAACGTGGATTCGATTCGACGTTATGCTTTGGCGATGGAGTCGCCCAAATCAGGCTCCGGTGGATTCATTGGTTTTTCTCTCGATCAAACTGCCGACGTGGAGTACACGTTCTATGGTTTGGCCGCGTTGTCGATGTGCAACCTTCTTTCCAACTAAAACTATGAACGATAATTCGTCTTCGCCCTCATTGATCGTCAAGAACTTGTCAAAGTCGTTTGCGACTGGGGACGATCGGCTTGTCGTATTGTCGAATCTGAATTTGGAACTCTCGAGCGGTGATTCGCTGGCTGTGGTTGGACCGAGTGGAAGTGGCAAGAGCACCTTGCTGCAGATCCTGGGCACACTGGATCGGCCCGATTCGGGCACAGTGATGATCGACGGTGCGGACCCGTTTGCACTGTCGGATGACAAACTTGCTCGGTTTCGTAACGAAAAGGTCGGCTTCATTTTTCAGGATCATCATCTGTTGCCTCAATTGACGGTGATCGAAAATGTTTTGGTACCTAGCCTGGCACAAGGGAAATCTTCGGCAAGCGATGTCGCGCGAGCAACGGAACTGTTGGACGAAGTCGGTTTGTCGAGTCGGCTAGGGCATCTGCCAAGTGAGTTGTCGGGTGGTGAGCGTGAAAGAGTCGCGATCGCGAGGGCGCTTCTAATGCAGCCTCGGTTGATCTTGGCGGACGAGCCGACCGGAAATCTGGATCGCAAGACCGCCGACAGTGTGACCGAACTGCTGTTGCGGCTGCAAAGTTCAGTGGGTGCGATCTTGATCACCGTCACGCACAGCGAGTCGTTGGCCGCCGCCATGAATGAGCGTAAAGAGCTTGTCGATGGCGGTCTCGTTTGATCGATCGACATGTCAGTAGTGTGAACGTCGTGTGCTAATTCATCGGCGGATTTTATCGATTGGCGACGTAACGACCGGACGATTTAATGGCATCGTTCACCAGTCGAGCCGATCATTTCCGTCCGTTTTTATTCCTTGACAGGCAGCGACGATGAACCTTCCCGGTGGCCCTACGGGTAAGTGGCGCAACACGTGGCACGTCATCCAGAATCCGCGCCGGATGTTCGTCCGCTGCGTCCAGCAGTACGGCGATCCGTTTGTGATGCGAGCGATCAACGGCGACGTGCTAGTCACGGGACGACCGGATTTGGTCGAACAGATTTTCAAGGCCGATCCCGACGCATTCGCCGTTTTCGCTAGCGATGCCATTCGTCCGATCCTAGGCAGCGGATCTTTGCTGATGATGGAGGGACCGCCCCACCGTGCCGAACGCAAGCGGGTCGCGCCGCCACTGCATGGGGACCGTATGAAAGCGTATGGCGAGGCGATGCAGGCGACCGCGACGGCTGCGGTTAGCAACTATCAGGACGGTCGCGAGTTTACGGGACTAAAACTTGGAACCGAAATCTCGCTTGATGTGATTTTGCAAACGGTCCTCGGCGCTGACTCGCACCAGTTGATGAAAGAGTTCCGCGCGACAACGCGTGGGGTGTTGGATCGTTCGTTGCCGATTTTGTTCTTTTCACCAAGAACGCAGTTTTCGTGCTTGGGCTTTAGCCCCATGGATCGTTTGCGGGTGGCGCAGGTAAAGCTGCGACAGCAAATCAAAAACGAAGTCCAACGACGTGGCGAATCGGTGCACACGCGCGAAGATATCTTGTCGATCTTGGCACGGCCTACCGACGACGAACCCAACGTTGACTTCGAACATCTCGCCGACTCGATTGGAACGTTGCTATTTGCCGGGCACGAAACCACTGCCGTTACGATCGCTTGGACGCTGTACCACTTGCACTGGAATCCCGATTGGCTGGCAACCCTGCGGCTTGAACTTGATCAATGTGACATGCTGCCCGAGACATTGGCCGCAATGCCGATGTTGCGAGCGATCACTCAAGAAACGTTGCGATTGAATCCGATCGTGACCGAAGTTTTGCGAACGCTGACGCGGCCGATGCAGATCGGTGACTACCATTTGCCGGCCGGATTTTCGGTGGCGGCTGCGGCCTGTTTGACGCACTATGATGAATCCATCTACGAATCACCCGAAACATTCAATCCCGGTCGATTTCTAAATCACACTTATTCTCCATCACAATACTATCCGTTTGGGGGTGGTAATCGGCGGTGCGTTGGGGCGGCCTTTGCAAGTTATGAAATGGCAATCGTTTTGGGGACGTTGATTCGCCGTCACGAATTCGAACTGCTGGAAACGACACCTGTCGTTCCACGCAGGCGTAATATCACGATGTGTCCGTCCACCGGCGTTCGGCTTCGTGTATCGGGTGCTCTTTAATTAGCGATAGACCTACGCCGCGTCACCAAGGTTCATGCGTTTGCCATAGCGACGCATCATCTGTTCGCGAAGCGCTGCAAAATCTTCCGATTCCAGTTCGGGATCTTCGTCGATGATTTCTTGTGCCATCGCCCGGGCGACGACTAATACTTCGACGTCACGGTTTAGGTCTGCGATTCGCATTGGCGGCATGCCGCTTTGTTTGCGACCGAGTAAATCGCCTGGGCCACGCAAGCGAAAATCAGCTTCGGCGAGTTCGAAGCCGTCATCGGTTTGTTCGAAGACTTTCAATCGCTCGTTCTCGTCCGGTGATCGTTCGCCGTCGGTGAAGACGCAAACGTGACCGGCGTGCGAACCTCGCGCGACTCGCCCACGCAATTGGTGCAACTGCGCTAGCCCGAATTGCTGTCCGCCCATGATGGTCATGACGGTCGCGTTGGGAATGTTGATGCCGACTTCGATCACCGTTGTGCTGACCAGGACTTGGGTCCGTCCAGCTGCGAAAGCCTGCATGATTGCTTGTTTTTCGTCGTTAGACATCTTGCCGTGCAGCAGTCCAACGCGGTAATCGGCAAGCGGCCCGTTGCACAAGTCTTCGTAGACCGTTTCCACCGATGACACGTCTTCGGTTTCCGATTCATCGTCGTCTGAAACGACGGCAGATACTCGCGGTGCGACCACAAATGCTTGGCGCCCTTCGCCAAGTCGCTCGCGAACAAACGCCCACCAGCGGTCTTTCCAACCATCGTGCGACAAGTAAGTATTGATCTTGCCGCGACCAGGTGGTTTTTCGCGGATCGTGCTCAGTTCAACATCGCCGAACATCGTCATGGCGATCGACCGAGGAATCGGCGTTGCCGACATCACCAACGAATGCGGATCGAGTCCTCCGGTACGCAGTTGTACGCGTTGGTTGACGCCAAACTTGTGCTGCTCGTCGACGACGCATAGTCCCAATTGGTGAAACTCGATTCCACCGTAAAGCAGTGCCTGGGTCCCTATCAGCAAATCGATTTCACCCGACGCCGTTTTCGCAAACACATCGCGCCGATCGGCGGCGGAAAGAGATCCGCAAAGCAAACCGATGCGAACTCGGCTTCCTTCAAGCATCTCGGTCATCGTTTTAAAATGCTGGCGAGCCAGTACTTCGGTCGGCGCCATCAAAACAGCCTGGTGACCACCGGCCACCGTTAACATCATCGCGTAGACGGCGACCACGGTTTTCCCACTGCCGACGTCACCTTGCAACAACCGGTTCATCGGAAACTGACGAGACATGTCAGCGCGAATTTCGTCGATGGCTAGCCGCTGATCACCAGTCAGAGTGAACGGCAGCCGATTAGTGATTCTCGCGTCGATCATCGCGGTCGAGGGCAGCGGTGGCGCATGCAGATTGGTAGTTGACCGTCGCCGCTTCATTGCCAAAGCAAGTTGCATGACGAACAGTTCTTGAAACACTAACCGCGTTCGAGCGGTCAGCATTGAAATCTCGTTGTCTGGCAGATGCAGTTGCCGTAGCGACTCGTCGATCGATGGCAAATTGCCGAAGACTTGAATTCCTTTTTCTCGCAATCGTTCTGCCGCGGCCGAACGCAGCGACTCGGGCATGACTTCCGGTAAGTCGGTCGCCAACGGCAGGTAGGTTTCGGCGAGGTTGCGAAGTTCCGAGTGTTTGACACCTTCGGTCAATGGGTAGATCGCCATCATCCGCGGTTCTGGTAGCGTTTCGGTCTCATCCAGAATGGTGACCTTCGGATGCACAAACTCCCACCGCAATCCGCTAAGTTTTGGCGTTCCGGAAATGATCACACGGCGGCCGAGTGTCAGCTGTTCGGCGCGGAAGGCCTGGTTGAAAAACAGAATGCGGATGGAGCCTGATTCGTTCTCGACGACCGCGCCGAAGACCGACTTGCCAGGTGTTCGAGATACAATTTCGGTATCCGTAATCGCGCCCAACATCGAAGCAGGTTCGCCTTCGCGAAGCTCGTCGACTTTTGCGGCCGGTGCGGGGCGTTCATAGTCCCGCGGAAACAAAAATAGCAAATCCTGGACGGTTCTTAAACCCAGTTTTGTATACCGATTCGCACGCGCGCGACTCATCCCCGGCAATGTATCGATTGCCGTCGTCAGTTTTAGTTTAGCTGCGACCTCAGGGCCTTTAGAGGCCGAGGCGTTGGCTGCGGTGGTTTTCGAATTCGAGGTCCCCATGGACGAATCGTAGACGATTTTGCCAACCGTTGCTAAGCAGTACGTCTACAGAATTGGGCGAAGGAAGCGGCTATGCCAACTCTCGCATAAACGACGGCGTAGCGCCGACATAGCATTTGCAGTAACCGCAAACGGCAACGGCTTCCGAAATCGCGATCGAGCATTTCGGGCACGGACGGGTCTTGATTTGGTTGACCGACTGAGTCGGCGCCGGTGGCAACGGATCCGCATCGCCTAAAATTCGCATGATGCTCGATTCAGTCACGCTTGGTTTACCCGTCGAAACGACAACGGCGCGTTCGGGAGGGGCGAAAATGAAGGGAACGTCACAACGAGGGCAACGCACCTTTTGCCCTGCCATGGTGATATCACCACGAACATGATGTCCGGCAGGACAGCAGCCCTTGATCTTTTGTGTTCTTGCTTCCATTTCAATGATCCCGAATTTATTGATCCCGAAGTTCCAATCGTTTGTCTCGTCAGACATTCAACCCCTGACCTAATCGCAAGTATCGACTGAAATTGAGACGTGGAAAATGCTTTTCTGTCGCACCCCCCTTGGCTCACTTTGTGAGCGTTTCATCGGGAAACATCGGTTGGTATCCGCAAGCCACACGAGGGGGCGTATAATCCGCCCGTCGCTAGTGTTTCACATTGAGCATTGGTGGCTGCGTACCCCGAAGTTGCCGGAATCATCATAGTTGGTGGGACTGAATTCAGGGATAAGCTGGTTTTTGCTTGAAGGAAACGCCGTGTATGAGTGAAGACGCAAAGCTTCAAGTCAATCAGCAGTTGGCTAGCGAAGTCGTTCGCCACGATTCTGATTCTGGCCACGATTCGGATGCCTCGCCGTTCGACTCTGAGAGCACGCTGATGCAACAATTGAAACTGCATCAGATTGAGTTGGAACAGCAAAATGCAGAACTTCGCCGGGCGGTGGCTGACGTCAACGATCAGTGTGCGAAGTACTTCAAATTGTATGACCAAGCGCCGGTAGGTTGTTGCACTGTCAATCGACTAGGAACGGTTGTCGAAGCAAACCACACTTTGCTGAGCTTGCTAGGTACCGTCCGCGACGAGTTGATCGAGGCGTCTCTTGCGCAATTCATTCATCCCGAAGATCAGGATGATTTTCATCAAATGCATAACGAGTTGCATTCGATGATCCAGGTTGCCCAGGAAGATGGTGTTGAAGGCGACATTGAAGTCGATCGATCGCACTTAAATCCTGTAGCGACCAGTTGTGAAGTTCGAATGCTTCAGTCCGACGGCGGTTGCTTTTGGGCTCATTTCTTCGCGTTAGTGCCATCCAGCAAACAGGAGAGTTCGAGTGCCGGCCAGCAGTCTGCTGTACAGATTTCGATTGCAAAAGTTGATTCGCGACGAAACCCTTTGTCGCAGTTGAAGGGCAGCGAGCAGCACCTGAAAGAGTCGCAGTCGATTGCCCAGATTGGAAGCTTTCATTGGAATTCGCAAACCAACGAGGTGTTTTGGTCGGACGAGGCTTATCGCATTTTTGGTCAGCTTCCAGGCGAATTTCAACCAAGCTTCGATAGCTATATCGCGGCAATCCATCCATCGGATAAATCATTTGTGCTGGATAGTTTGAATCATGCGATCGACACGCTTGGAGCATTCGACCATGTCTATCGGGCAATCTTGCCGAACGGCACTCAGCGTTGGTTCAATGCACGAGGGTGGGCAACGCTAGGTCCGAACGGTGAACTAGCTGGGTTGGACGGAACCTGCCAGGACATCACCGAATCGAAGATTGAAACTGAGGCAAAGCAAGAGGCGCTTGGTCGCCTTGAAAAAATTGCCAGCCATCTGCCAGGATTTGTTTACCAATATCGATTGCGTCCCGATGGAAGTTCGTGTCTTCCGTATGCCAGTGAAAATTTGCGACAGATTTTTCGTCTCGACCCAGAGGACGTCGTTGATGCATCAGCAATGGACGGCATCATTCATCCCGATGATCGGGACGGGTTCCGTGAAGCTGTCGAAAAGTCGGCGCGAGATTTGACGCGGTTCAATCATGAGTTTCGTCTGGAGTTTTCGGATGGCGAGATCAAATGGTTGTCAATCAATTCATTCCCAGAGCGAGAGCCTGACGGTTCCATACTCTGGCACGGCTATGCCGCCGATGTAAGCGAGCGCAAGAACGCTGAATTCAATCTCTATCGCAGCAAACAGGATCTCAATGAAGCACAACGTATCGCTCGCATGGGAAGCTGGCACCTGAATCTGGAAACGAATGAAGTCCAATGGTCGGATGAGGTCTACCGAGTATTTGGCCTTGATCCTGCTTTGCCGGCGCCAACCGTCGATGAACAAAAACAACTCTTCGTTGAAGACAGTTGGGCCAAAATGAATGCTGCGGTTGAGAACACGACGCGGACTGGTGTAGCGTATGAAGTCGAGCTTGAAATCCTACGAATCGGTCAGTACCGCGGGTGGATGTGGGCGCGTGGCGAGGTCGTTAAGGATCCCAGCGGCAGAACCATTGGTCTACGCGGCGTCGCCCAAGACATTACTCGGCGAAAGAGGGCGGAAGTTGAACTCCAGCAGAGCGAAACACTACTGCGGATTGTGACTGGAAGCGCGCGAGTGGGGCTGGTCGTGCTCAGTGCTGAGCGTCGCTACAGCTTCGCCAACGAAACGTACGCAGCGATTTTGGGGCGTCCATCTGCCAGTATCGTCGGTCATTTGGTTGCCGATGTACTGCCGGAAATTTACGAAGAACTGATACGGCCACAGATGGATCGGGCTTTTGCGGGCGAAAGCGTGGATTATGAAGTCCGAGTGCCCAAGGGAAGCGGGGAAGCGATCGTCACTCTCTATTATCAACCTGTTTTCGAAGGCAATGTTGTATCTCGTGTCGTGGCCGTATTGGTGGATGTGACAGAGATACGCAGTATCGAAGAGCAACTACGTCAGGCTCAAAAGATGGAAGCCGTTGGGCAGTTGGCGGGCGGGATAGCACATGATTTCAACAACCTATTGACGGTCATCATTGGCTATACCGACCTTATGTTGCGGAATCCTGCAACGGACCTTTCAACGTCGAACTTCTTGCGGGAAATTGAAAAGGCGAGCGAGCATGCGTCGGATCTGACACGAAGTCTGTTGGCATACAGTCGCCGCCAAGTTCGAACTCCCGAGAAGCTTGATCTAAATGAAGTGATTTTGAATTCACTTTCTTTGCTGCGCAGTCTAGTGGGTGATGGTGTCGAAGTAGAGTTGAAGCTCGAACCGAACCTACGACGAGTCTGGATCGACCAGAGCGAAATGTCGCAGATGCTGTTGAACATTTCGATCAATGCTCGTGACGCAATGGATCACATGGGGAAGCTTGAGATCGAGACTCGCAACGTTGACATCACGGCCGACGACTCGATCGAAGCTGGGGGTGCAAGGCCGGGGAAATATGTTCAGTTATCGGTCTCGGATGTTGGGTGCGGAATATCCGAAGAGATTCAGCAAAGGATTTTCGAGCCATTCTTTACGACTAAACCCGTCGGCAAGGGATCAGGTTTGGGTTTGTCGATGGTGCAAGGCATCATCAGCGAATCAGGTGGGGTGATTCAAGTCACTAGCCGTGTTGGGGAGGGAACAACGTTCAAGATTTTGTTGCCCGAGATGCTTGGAACTCTGGCGTTGTTCAAAAACTCGCCATCCAATCAGGATCCGGTGGGCGGCGATGAAACCATTCTGTTGGTGGAAGACGATGATTCGGTGCGGCTGCTGACCATGAACATTTTGGGCAATTATGGATACGATGTGATCCCGGCTAGAAATGCGCAGGAAGCGATCGACATTTTGGATCAGCAGCCGGACAGAATTCAGGCGTTAATGACTGATTTGGTCATGCCTGGAATGAATGGATTTGACCTTTCTGAGTACATTCAAGCGGCTATCCCAGGGCTTCCCATGCTGTTCATGTCCGGGTTTGTGGGTGAAATCGCAAGGCGTGAACTGATGAACGACGAAAACTTCACTTTCTTGCAAAAACCCTTCACTCCGCGCGACTTGGCAGCCAAGCTGCGAGAAACCCTCGACCGCCGCATCGCGTCCAAGCGATGAATTCTTAGACACTTCGCGCAAGAATCGCTAATTGGCATCCGTTAGTCTTTGTGGATGAGCACGACTTGCCCATAAACGGGATCTTCGGCTTGTCTCGTTTTACAGTGTCAACTCGGAATTGCGTTTCGCCATGTCGATAAGCGGTAGGGAGCCTCAGCCGACGACTCGCCCAAGCCTATTGGTTCGCTTGAAAGACACGCGAGACCATGAGGCGTGGACCGATTTCCACGCCGTCTATGAACCGGTCATTTACGCGATGTGCCGGCGACGCGGACTGCAAGACGCAGATGCCCGAGAAATTGTTCAGGAAGTTTTGATGGCGGTTTCCCGGTCAATTGCAAATTTCACGAACCATGGAGATGGCACCTTTCGAGGATGGCTAAGCCGAATCACTCGCAATGCCACGATTGACGCGCTCCGTAAGTCCGCGTCGCGCCGTGAAACGATCGATGCTAGCGGTGTCATGCGCCATCTGGAAATCATTGCGGCCGACAATGTGAATGACGAAACGACGGAAGAGTTTGACTGGGATCGTCGGCAACAACTCTTTCGCTGGGCTGCAGCGGAAGTTCGACAGCGCACTGGTGAAACGAACTGGATCGCGTTCTGGAAATCATCGGTCGACGGACTATCCATTTCCGACGTCGCCAAAGAACTGGGGATCGGCGAAGGCGCCGTCTATGTTGCTCGTTGCAGAATCATCAAGCGAATCCGCGAACTGGTCGATGACCGATTGACGGAGTGACGATTAAAACATGATTTCAATCCAAGACTATCATTTCGACGATCAAATTCTGATTCAGTTGCTGGATGATTCGTTGCCTGTCGGTCGTACCGAGCAAGTTGAACTGCATCTTTCAAGTTGCACCCGTTGTCGTCAATCGCTCGCGCGGCTCGCGGCGAGCGAGCCGTGGTGGGATGAAACCATTGAAGTGCTCGGAAAGAGCGTGACGATCCCTGGCGACGATCATCCGACCGCTGTGGAAACAGCAATGGTGGTCGAATGGTTGTTGCCAATCCTGGAACCGTCCGAGTCGGGGATCGGAATGCTGGATCGCTATCCTGTGACTGAAGTGATCGGGCAAGGCGGAATGGGGGTTGTTTTGCGAGCGTATGACAACGAACTGAACCGTCCCGTTGCCGTGAAAGTTTTGTCACCGCACTTGGCGGGCGTGGGGGCGGCGCGAGCGAGGTTCATGCGAGAAGCTCAAGCGGCGGCTGCGGTTGTGCATCCTGCGATTGTGCCGATCTATAGCGTTGTGACGTCGGCGCGGTTGCCCTACTTGGTAATGCCGCTGGTAACGGGCGGCAATTTGCAGCAGCGTATCGATCGCGAAGGTCCGCTTGATCTGATCGAAGTGCTTCGTATCGCCGTTCAATTGGCCGATGGTTTGGCCGCCGCGCACCGAATGGGCGTGATTCATCGCGACATCAAACCGGCAAACATCTTGGTCGAAGAAGGCGGCATCCGTTATTTGATCAGCGACTTTGGTCTTGCCCGCGCCCTGAACGACGCATCGTTGACCTGCAGCGGAATGATTGCGGGGACGCCACAGTACATGAGCCCCGAGCAAGCACGTGGTGACGTCGCCGACGCGCAAAGCGATCTGTTTTCGTTGGGCAGTCTGATGTACGCGCTCGCCACCGGCCGACCACCGTTTCGCGCCGGTAACCCCATCGCCGTCTTGAAAATGATCACGGAATCACGTCCGACTCCGATCCACCGGGTCAATGAACGGATGCCGGTGTGGTTTGATCGATTGGTTGGCCGCTTGATGGCGATTCAGCCGAGCCAGCGAATTGCAACGGCGGATCAGGCCGGTGAGTTGCTGCGAGCCGCACTCGCGCACGTGCAAAATCCATCCGCCCATCGGTTGCCCGTTGAAGTCGATTGGCCCGCACACCGCATGCGATGGATCGCGATCGTTGCCGCTGCGTTGTTGATCGGCACGATGATTTGGGCTTTTCGTCCGGAGCAAGTTCGGGAGTCTCCTACGACGACATTGCATCGGCGTCTGGTCACAGTGACACCACCAACAGCGGAAGATGTTCGATGGAACAACGGACAACTTGATTTGAGTCTCCGGCAACTCGCCAGCGAAATCGAAATTCTCGAAACCCAACTCAACTTCTCGGCGCAAACCCTAGGCAGCAAAAAATGAAATCCTATCGAAAAACCGCGTTCCGAATTGCCACGGCAACCGTCTTTGTTGTCCCCGTCGGATGGACATGGCTGCGCGCCGATGATCCGAATCA comes from the Rubripirellula reticaptiva genome and includes:
- a CDS encoding PAS domain-containing protein, which produces MSEDAKLQVNQQLASEVVRHDSDSGHDSDASPFDSESTLMQQLKLHQIELEQQNAELRRAVADVNDQCAKYFKLYDQAPVGCCTVNRLGTVVEANHTLLSLLGTVRDELIEASLAQFIHPEDQDDFHQMHNELHSMIQVAQEDGVEGDIEVDRSHLNPVATSCEVRMLQSDGGCFWAHFFALVPSSKQESSSAGQQSAVQISIAKVDSRRNPLSQLKGSEQHLKESQSIAQIGSFHWNSQTNEVFWSDEAYRIFGQLPGEFQPSFDSYIAAIHPSDKSFVLDSLNHAIDTLGAFDHVYRAILPNGTQRWFNARGWATLGPNGELAGLDGTCQDITESKIETEAKQEALGRLEKIASHLPGFVYQYRLRPDGSSCLPYASENLRQIFRLDPEDVVDASAMDGIIHPDDRDGFREAVEKSARDLTRFNHEFRLEFSDGEIKWLSINSFPEREPDGSILWHGYAADVSERKNAEFNLYRSKQDLNEAQRIARMGSWHLNLETNEVQWSDEVYRVFGLDPALPAPTVDEQKQLFVEDSWAKMNAAVENTTRTGVAYEVELEILRIGQYRGWMWARGEVVKDPSGRTIGLRGVAQDITRRKRAEVELQQSETLLRIVTGSARVGLVVLSAERRYSFANETYAAILGRPSASIVGHLVADVLPEIYEELIRPQMDRAFAGESVDYEVRVPKGSGEAIVTLYYQPVFEGNVVSRVVAVLVDVTEIRSIEEQLRQAQKMEAVGQLAGGIAHDFNNLLTVIIGYTDLMLRNPATDLSTSNFLREIEKASEHASDLTRSLLAYSRRQVRTPEKLDLNEVILNSLSLLRSLVGDGVEVELKLEPNLRRVWIDQSEMSQMLLNISINARDAMDHMGKLEIETRNVDITADDSIEAGGARPGKYVQLSVSDVGCGISEEIQQRIFEPFFTTKPVGKGSGLGLSMVQGIISESGGVIQVTSRVGEGTTFKILLPEMLGTLALFKNSPSNQDPVGGDETILLVEDDDSVRLLTMNILGNYGYDVIPARNAQEAIDILDQQPDRIQALMTDLVMPGMNGFDLSEYIQAAIPGLPMLFMSGFVGEIARRELMNDENFTFLQKPFTPRDLAAKLRETLDRRIASKR
- a CDS encoding cytochrome P450, with translation MNLPGGPTGKWRNTWHVIQNPRRMFVRCVQQYGDPFVMRAINGDVLVTGRPDLVEQIFKADPDAFAVFASDAIRPILGSGSLLMMEGPPHRAERKRVAPPLHGDRMKAYGEAMQATATAAVSNYQDGREFTGLKLGTEISLDVILQTVLGADSHQLMKEFRATTRGVLDRSLPILFFSPRTQFSCLGFSPMDRLRVAQVKLRQQIKNEVQRRGESVHTREDILSILARPTDDEPNVDFEHLADSIGTLLFAGHETTAVTIAWTLYHLHWNPDWLATLRLELDQCDMLPETLAAMPMLRAITQETLRLNPIVTEVLRTLTRPMQIGDYHLPAGFSVAAAACLTHYDESIYESPETFNPGRFLNHTYSPSQYYPFGGGNRRCVGAAFASYEMAIVLGTLIRRHEFELLETTPVVPRRRNITMCPSTGVRLRVSGAL
- a CDS encoding serine/threonine-protein kinase: MISIQDYHFDDQILIQLLDDSLPVGRTEQVELHLSSCTRCRQSLARLAASEPWWDETIEVLGKSVTIPGDDHPTAVETAMVVEWLLPILEPSESGIGMLDRYPVTEVIGQGGMGVVLRAYDNELNRPVAVKVLSPHLAGVGAARARFMREAQAAAAVVHPAIVPIYSVVTSARLPYLVMPLVTGGNLQQRIDREGPLDLIEVLRIAVQLADGLAAAHRMGVIHRDIKPANILVEEGGIRYLISDFGLARALNDASLTCSGMIAGTPQYMSPEQARGDVADAQSDLFSLGSLMYALATGRPPFRAGNPIAVLKMITESRPTPIHRVNERMPVWFDRLVGRLMAIQPSQRIATADQAGELLRAALAHVQNPSAHRLPVEVDWPAHRMRWIAIVAAALLIGTMIWAFRPEQVRESPTTTLHRRLVTVTPPTAEDVRWNNGQLDLSLRQLASEIEILETQLNFSAQTLGSKK
- a CDS encoding ABC transporter ATP-binding protein translates to MNDNSSSPSLIVKNLSKSFATGDDRLVVLSNLNLELSSGDSLAVVGPSGSGKSTLLQILGTLDRPDSGTVMIDGADPFALSDDKLARFRNEKVGFIFQDHHLLPQLTVIENVLVPSLAQGKSSASDVARATELLDEVGLSSRLGHLPSELSGGERERVAIARALLMQPRLILADEPTGNLDRKTADSVTELLLRLQSSVGAILITVTHSESLAAAMNERKELVDGGLV
- the recG gene encoding ATP-dependent DNA helicase RecG produces the protein MGTSNSKTTAANASASKGPEVAAKLKLTTAIDTLPGMSRARANRYTKLGLRTVQDLLFLFPRDYERPAPAAKVDELREGEPASMLGAITDTEIVSRTPGKSVFGAVVENESGSIRILFFNQAFRAEQLTLGRRVIISGTPKLSGLRWEFVHPKVTILDETETLPEPRMMAIYPLTEGVKHSELRNLAETYLPLATDLPEVMPESLRSAAAERLREKGIQVFGNLPSIDESLRQLHLPDNEISMLTARTRLVFQELFVMQLALAMKRRRSTTNLHAPPLPSTAMIDARITNRLPFTLTGDQRLAIDEIRADMSRQFPMNRLLQGDVGSGKTVVAVYAMMLTVAGGHQAVLMAPTEVLARQHFKTMTEMLEGSRVRIGLLCGSLSAADRRDVFAKTASGEIDLLIGTQALLYGGIEFHQLGLCVVDEQHKFGVNQRVQLRTGGLDPHSLVMSATPIPRSIAMTMFGDVELSTIREKPPGRGKINTYLSHDGWKDRWWAFVRERLGEGRQAFVVAPRVSAVVSDDDESETEDVSSVETVYEDLCNGPLADYRVGLLHGKMSNDEKQAIMQAFAAGRTQVLVSTTVIEVGINIPNATVMTIMGGQQFGLAQLHQLRGRVARGSHAGHVCVFTDGERSPDENERLKVFEQTDDGFELAEADFRLRGPGDLLGRKQSGMPPMRIADLNRDVEVLVVARAMAQEIIDEDPELESEDFAALREQMMRRYGKRMNLGDAA
- a CDS encoding RNA polymerase sigma factor; translation: MSISGREPQPTTRPSLLVRLKDTRDHEAWTDFHAVYEPVIYAMCRRRGLQDADAREIVQEVLMAVSRSIANFTNHGDGTFRGWLSRITRNATIDALRKSASRRETIDASGVMRHLEIIAADNVNDETTEEFDWDRRQQLFRWAAAEVRQRTGETNWIAFWKSSVDGLSISDVAKELGIGEGAVYVARCRIIKRIRELVDDRLTE